One window of the Benincasa hispida cultivar B227 chromosome 3, ASM972705v1, whole genome shotgun sequence genome contains the following:
- the LOC120073802 gene encoding tRNA dimethylallyltransferase 2-like isoform X1 produces MDLGPSGSGKSRLAIDLASHFPVEIINADSMQVYRGLDVLTNKVSPKDQNGVPHHLFGTVSPDVEFTAKYFQDSAIPSTMGAFKQLMPVQQFSIEKICTCKKYEVEFNKATQSLTYTATILIAQKRDALKRLIRNGSTKTICSP; encoded by the exons atggatttgGGGCCGTCTGGTTCTGGGAAGTCCCGTCTCGCTATCGATTTGGCTTCTCATTTCCCTGTCGAGATCATCAATGCTGACTCTATGCAGGTTTATCGAGGATTGGACGTTCTCACAAACAAAGTTTCCCCCAAAGATCAAAATG GAGTACCTCATCATCTTTTTGGTACAGTGAGTCCAGACGTCGAATTCACGGCTAAATACTTTCAAGATTCTGCCATTCCT TCTACAATGGGAGCATTCAAACAACTGATGCCTGTGCAACAATTTTCCATAGAGAAGATTTGTACATGTAAAAAATATGAG GTTGAGTTCAACAAAGCTACACAATCTTTGACTTACACAGCGACCATTCTAATTGCTCAAAAGAGAGATGCTTTAAAAAGATTAATCAGG AATGGATCAACTAAAACCATATGCAGCCCTTGA
- the LOC120073802 gene encoding tRNA dimethylallyltransferase 2-like isoform X2, translating to MDLGPSGSGKSRLAIDLASHFPVEIINADSMQVYRGLDVLTNKVSPKDQNGVPHHLFGTVSPDVEFTAKYFQDSAIPVEFNKATQSLTYTATILIAQKRDALKRLIRNGSTKTICSP from the exons atggatttgGGGCCGTCTGGTTCTGGGAAGTCCCGTCTCGCTATCGATTTGGCTTCTCATTTCCCTGTCGAGATCATCAATGCTGACTCTATGCAGGTTTATCGAGGATTGGACGTTCTCACAAACAAAGTTTCCCCCAAAGATCAAAATG GAGTACCTCATCATCTTTTTGGTACAGTGAGTCCAGACGTCGAATTCACGGCTAAATACTTTCAAGATTCTGCCATTCCT GTTGAGTTCAACAAAGCTACACAATCTTTGACTTACACAGCGACCATTCTAATTGCTCAAAAGAGAGATGCTTTAAAAAGATTAATCAGG AATGGATCAACTAAAACCATATGCAGCCCTTGA